The sequence below is a genomic window from Bacteroidales bacterium.
AAACAGATATCACCTGACCTGTTTCCAGTTCGAGATCATATAATTTATCCCGGAATTGATCCTCTATTTCATTGGTTACTTTCTGCGAATCAACAAGAATCAAAATATCCCAGTCTGAACCGGAATGATGATCACCCCTGGCCCTTGATCCGAACAAATAAGCCTCGGCATCCGGATCAGCCTGATGAATGGCTTTTCTTATTCTATCGATCATCTGTTTATAATCCATTCTTATTCCAGTTTTTTCAAAGATACGAATTTTTATTCACCACATCAAAGACTGCAATGTTATGGCCGGGATTATCCTTTCTCGATACGATCTGTTTATCTCCCCAAAACTCATCACCACC
It includes:
- a CDS encoding nucleotidyltransferase domain-containing protein — its product is MDYKQMIDRIRKAIHQADPDAEAYLFGSRARGDHHSGSDWDILILVDSQKVTNEIEDQFRDKLYDLELETGQVISVFIYPKNYWDGSLKYSPLYKNVKKEGVRI